ATTTTAAAACACCAAGGTCAAACACTTTGCTCAGTTTCGATCGAAACTCAGCAGGAGTGTCGCAGACCCATTTGTTTTCAACTTGTCGTCCAGCGACGCCTCCGAGCGCCGCAGACATGTCACCAATTCCGGGACGGTAATATGACTTCTTGAATAGGTCTGGCAATTCATCGTCCCTTGGTTGAATCCGCGCCGGGTATGGAGTGTCAGACCTGTGGACAACAGAGAATAGCGTCACGGTTCGGTTCGACGGGACATGTTTCGCGTGCACAATCAGCATGTCGTGGCCGCTGGTAGATTCAGCCTCCTGAATTACCAAATCCAACAGTCCACCACTCTGCTCGGCCCATTCTTCTTTGGCGTCACACAAGATTTCGTGCGGACTGCTTGTGTCGTCGAGGTTAAGGTCGTATGGCCAAAACTGATTCACGGTGTTACTCCCTTAAGTGTTACGACGATGGGTAAGTGATCGGACGCACTAGTCGCGTCCGGCCGACCTCTCGCGTCAGTAAGGCGATTCGGACCAGCCTGCGTGAGAATCTCTATGCCGCGGAAATCGTCGACGATTGAATGATTGACAATAACTTGATCGAGCATATTCCAGCCATACGGTCCCTGACTACTCGTGTCGTAAACGGTTCCCGCTGGACCATCGGAACCGTCACCTTGCAAGCTCCACATTGGGTTGTAATAGAATTCGTATTGCTTACCCAGAAAGGTTCGATCACCAGCCTTAACGCATTCTTTTGTCATCATTGCGTTTAGCCCCATGGCAAGATTCATGCCTCTGTCATGGGGATTCATGTTGAAATCACCAAGTAGTATCAAATGGTTTGTAGCTTGTTCGGTTTTTACAAAGCGAATTTCGTCAGCCAAGCTTTGGGCGTATGCCTGACGGGTTTCAGCATCGTAGTTGCGGATGTCGACCCCGTGTACGAGCCCGAGCAGCGCGATTCGGTTTCCCAGCTTCAATCGTCGCACGCTCGTGCGGAACCCCTTGTGAACCTCAGAGAGGTCGAGAGTTGGGTACTTGCAAAAACATTGAAACCGATCCTCTGAATTTGATTCCGGAATGAAGAAACGGTTGTCAACATTTGCCTTCAAGGCACCCAGCGTATCACCGATTGGAAGTTTGCACTCGTTTAAAACAACGATAGCCGCTTCGTTTTCTGCGGCCATATCGCACACAAGATTGGTCAAGTCCTTGCGTTTCACATTCCAGAAAACGATGCGCACAATTCGATGCTCAGTTTCAGCTCAGGATGTTTAGTTGGGGTAAGCCGAATAACGGCCGACATCAGCGGGGACGAGCGGATGAGCAACCACTGCCCAATCGCGCTTTCGAGTCCTCCGTTGCATGTCATGGTTCGGCCCGATTAATGGGGAAGGCTGGGTAGCGGATCCACGTCATCATAGCGGGTCGCGACCAATATCCCAACGTCGGAGAAAGTTGCGCAGAGCCAAGATCAATCGCGTCGCCACTCCCACGCTGCGCGCCGCATGGGACTCGTAGGCGATACGGTTCTGATCGTCGATGATGACGTAGTCGTCTACGTGACTACATGTGAGATGTACAGCGCCGGTGACGTGTCGCAGGAAGTAGACGTTGTGTTCGTCGAGGATGTATTGCTTGACATCGGTGTACGCCTTAGTGACGTCAGTACGATCCTCGGCTGGGAGTATTGCATATTCGATGTGCGAGAGGGGTGTGCCGTACGTCTCTTCGAGTTCGTCCCAAGAACGGTCAGCCCATTGGTCCGACAGTTTGGCTTGGAGTTCCAATGCTGCCTTTGGAATCGTCATTGAGTTAGCGTCAGGAAATCAGTTGAGTGGCCGAACGTCGGCGTTGACCGGGCCGCGGCCAACCAACTTTGATTTCATGAAACGCGCA
The sequence above is a segment of the Rubripirellula tenax genome. Coding sequences within it:
- a CDS encoding endonuclease/exonuclease/phosphatase family protein; protein product: MRIVFWNVKRKDLTNLVCDMAAENEAAIVVLNECKLPIGDTLGALKANVDNRFFIPESNSEDRFQCFCKYPTLDLSEVHKGFRTSVRRLKLGNRIALLGLVHGVDIRNYDAETRQAYAQSLADEIRFVKTEQATNHLILLGDFNMNPHDRGMNLAMGLNAMMTKECVKAGDRTFLGKQYEFYYNPMWSLQGDGSDGPAGTVYDTSSQGPYGWNMLDQVIVNHSIVDDFRGIEILTQAGPNRLTDARGRPDATSASDHLPIVVTLKGVTP